From one Ooceraea biroi isolate clonal line C1 chromosome 7, Obir_v5.4, whole genome shotgun sequence genomic stretch:
- the LOC105279660 gene encoding cell death specification protein 2 produces MSSHSHTRTMCTGGAMSGPFSALHLLRSYSLFGPNSDLCSYEAYPSRDYSFSEPDILPNSVTMDSPSSTLTSSSLSPFSLPGTLLQPSFLTAMPPLVHSLNMPQTFSTTTGATSRHFVTTNGITTLHRRPRSEKKPIPDDQKDEKYFERRKRNNQAAKKSRDARKIREDHVALRATMLEHENAILKAQIVTLREEAQSLRYMLIKQDTPAIQSIERSLSSITPVTLSPPHTASSLDC; encoded by the exons ATGAGTTCGCATTCTCACACGAGGACGATGTGCACTGGAGGCGCAATGTCAGGCCCATTCTCCGCGTTGCATCTCTTGCGAAGTTACAGTCTCTTTGGCCCGAACTCAG atTTATGCAGctatgaagcatacccatctcGAGATTACAGCTTTAGTGAACCTGATATTTTACCAAATTCTGTAACGATGGATTCCCCATCTTCAACATTAACATCTTCTTCCTTGTCACCATTTTCACTCCCAGGAACATTACTTCAACCGTCATTTCTAACGGCAATGCCACCATTGGTGCATTCCTTGAATATGCCTCAAACATTTTCCACTACTACAG GTGCTACGAGTCGTCACTTTGTCACTACAAATGGAATAACTACTCTCCACAGAAGACCCAGAAGTGAAAAGAAACCAATTCCGGACGATCAGAAAGATGAAAAGTATTTCGAGAGACGTAAACGGAACAATCAAGCTGCAAAAAAGTCGCGAGATGCTCGCAAGATTAGAGAAGATCAT GTCGCTTTGAGAGCGACGATGTTGGAGCACGAGAATGCGATTCTGAAGGCGCAGATAGTGACACTTCGGGAAGAGGCACAATCACTGAGATATATGTTAATCAAACAAGATACTCCGGCAATACAATCCATCGAACGATCGCTCTCTTCGATTACTCCCGTTACACTGTCTCCCCCGCATACAGCCTCAAGTCTAGATTGTTAa